CAGGGAGCGAGCTCCCCCCACTGGATCAGGGACCGCGGCTGGTCAGGGTTGCCGGAGAGCCGCAAGGTCATCCCTCTGGGAAAGAAACCAGTCCTGGGGGGGCAGGGCGGTGGCCCCGTCGCGGAGGAGGGCGGCGCGCTTGGCCCGCTCGTCGGGGGAGAGCTCGAGGGCGGCGGCGATGGTCTCGGCCAGCTCGGCGGTGTCGAAGGGGTTGACCAGCAGGGCGCCCGGGCCGAGGTCGTCGGCGGCGCCGGCGTTGCGGGACAGGACCAGGACCAGGTCGCGGCGGCTGATCGCCGGGCCCTCCTTGGCGACCAGGTTCATGCCGTCCCACACCGGGTTGACGACCAGCACGTCGGCGGCGGCCATGGCGGCCAGGGCCCGCGGGTAGTTGTCGCGCAGGTCCAGCACCACCGGCTCCCAGGTCCGGGTCCGGTAGCGCTCGTTGATGGAGTCGGCCATGTGCTTCACCTCGGCCGTGTACGCCTGGTACTCGGGCAGGTCGCGCCGGGAGGGATAGGTGAGGGCGTAGTGGACCACCCGCCCCCGGGCTCTGGGGTTCCGCTCCAGGAACATG
This DNA window, taken from Actinomycetota bacterium, encodes the following:
- a CDS encoding trehalose-6-phosphate synthase — protein: DLLGFLVPRWACTFLRCCLEAGYRVDFEQSAVEAGDGRRVRVRTYPLGVDGEALRERADQADARAQERVVTDLARGRSLIVRVDRMELSKNILRGLEGFGMFLERNPRARGRVVHYALTYPSRRDLPEYQAYTAEVKHMADSINERYRTRTWEPVVLDLRDNYPRALAAMAAADVLVVNPVWDGMNLVAKEGPAISRRDLVLVLSRNAGAADDLGPGALLVNPFDTAELAETIAAALELSPDERAKRAALLRDGATALPPQDWFLSQRDDLAALRQP